A segment of the Acidimicrobiales bacterium genome:
CCCGGGCTCATCGCCGCGTTCGAGGCGGGCACCGACATCCACACGGCCACCGCGTCGCGGGTGTTCGGCGTCGCGCCGGCCGACGTCACGGTCGACATGCGGTCGAAGGCGAAGATGGTGTCGTACGGGCTCGCATACGGCATGGAGGCGTACGGCCTGGGCCAGCGCCTCTCCATCCCCACCGAGGAGGCCGCCGAGATCCTCGATGCCTATTTCGTCGCGTTCCCGGCGGTGCGGGCGTACATGGACGCCACCGTGGCCGAGGCTCGCCAGCGCGGCTACACCGAGACCCTCTTCGGGCGCCGCCGCCCCATCCCCGAGCTCCAGTCGTCGAACCACCGCGTGCGGCAGGCCGGCGAGCGCCAGGCCATGAACGCGGGGATCCAGGGCCTGGCCGCCGACCTGTTCAAGGTGGCGCTCGTCCGCCTCGACCGGGCGCTGGAGGCCGAGGCCCTCCGCAGCCGGCTGATCCTCCAGGTGCACGACGAGGTGCTGGTCGAGGTGGCGCCCGACGAGCACGACCACGTGGCCGAGCTGACCCGGGCCACGATGGAGGGTGCCGGCGACCTGCGCGTGCCGCTGGCCGTGAACCTGGCCTTCGGGCCCAACTGGGCCGACGCCAAGCCGTGACAGGCGGAGGCGGCGGGGCGGCGGCGCCCGGCGCCCGGCGCCGCTGGTTCGAGCCGCTGGCCGACCACCTCGGCCGGGCCTACCTGCGCTACTCGTTCACGTACGGCACCGCCCAGGAGGTCGACGCCCTGGTCGAGCTCCTGCAGCTCCGGCCGGGCGACCGCGTCCTCGACGTCGGCTGCGGCCCCGGCCGGCATGCACGTGCGCTGGCCGAGCGGGGCATCCGGGTCGTCGGCGCCGACATCTCGCACCGGTTCCTGGCCCTCGCGTGCGCCGGGGCCCCCGCCGGCTGCGCCTTCGTCCGTGCCGATGCGGTCTCGCTCCCCGTGCGCCCCGCCTTCGATGCCGTGATCTCGCTCTGCCAGGGGGGGTTCGGTCTGCTCGGTGGCCCTGGCGACCCGGTGGGGGCCGACCCGGCAGCAGGCACCGCCGACGGGGTCGCCCTCGACGCCATGGCGGCGGCCCTGCGGCCCGGCGGCCGGCTGGCCGTGAGCGCGTTCTCGGCCTACTTCCAGGTGCGGTACCTGGAGGACTCCGAGTTCGACGCCGCGACGGGCGTGAACCGCGAGCAGACCACGATCCGCGACGAGGACGGCCGGGAGGCGCCGTGCGAGCTGTGGACCACCTGCTTCACCCCCCGGGAGCTGCGGTTGCTGGCCCGGCGCGCCGGGCTCGCGGTGGACGCCGTCTGGGCGGTGGCACCCGGCGACTTCGCGCCCCGGCCCCCCGACCTCGACCATCCCGAGTTCCTGCTCGTCGCGACCAGGCCCGGTGGTAACCTGGGCGGCTGACCGCCCCACGAGCGGTCGGTGGATGCCCGCTCGTTCGGCTCGTCCCGTCGGGAACGCCCGCCCGGGGCGGCACGAGCAGCGGCGCCACCCCTCCCACGACCCAGCGTCCCCAGCAAAGGCGATCTCATCTTGTCCGACCAGGCCTCACCGACCACTCCCACCGACGACGCGGCCGTGCCGGCCGTGGCCACCGTGGACGACTACGTGCTCCGCGAGGTCGTCGCCGACGATCTCGAGATGTCCTTCGCCGACGCCGTCGAGCAGACGCTCGTCGACGTGGAGGACGGCCAGATCGTCGAAGGCACCGTGGTCAAGGTCGACAAGGACGAGGTCCTCCTCGACATCGGCTACAAGTCGGAGGGGGTCATCCCGTCGCGCGAGCTCTCGATCCGCAACGACGTCGACCCCGGTGAGATCGTGTCGCTCGGCGACCACGTCGAGGCCCTTGTCCTGCAGAAGGAGGACAAGGAGGGCCGGCTGATCCTGTCCAAGAAGCGGGCCCAGTACGAGCGGGCCTGGGGCACGATCGAGCGGATCAAGGATGAGGAGGGCGTCGTCGAGGGGCCGGTCATCGAGGTCGTCAAGGGTGGCCTGATCCTCGACATCGGTCTCCGGGGCTTCCTGCCCGCCTCGCTGGTCGAGCTTCGGCGCGTGCGCGACCTGCAGCCCTACGTGGGTCGCACGCTGCAGGCCAAGATCATCGAGCTCGACAAGAACCGCAACAACGTGGTGCTGTCGCGCCGGGCGTGGCTGGAGGAGACGCAGAAGGAGCAGCGCGAGGACTTCCTGGCCAACCTCAAGCCGGGCGAGACCCGCACGGGCGTGGTGTCGTCGGTCGTCAACTTCGGCGCCTTCGTCGATCTCGGCGGCATGGACGGCCTCGTCCACGTGTCGGAGCTGTCCTGGAAGCACGTCAACCACCCGAGCGACGTGGTCCAGGTGGGCGACGAGGTCACGGTGCAGGTGCTCGAGGTCGACCACGACCGCGAGCGCATCAGCCTGTCGCTGAAGGCCACCCAGCAGGACCCCTGGCAGGAGTTCGCCACCAACCACCGGGTGGGGGAGCTCGTGTACGGGCGGGTCACCAAGCTCGTCCCGTTCGGTGCGTTCGTGCAGGTCGGCGACGGCATCGAGGGGCTCGTGCACATCTCGGAGATGTCAGCGCACCACGTCGACCTGCCCGAGCAGGTGGTCACCCCCGGTGAGGAGCTGTGGGTGAAGATCATCGACCTCGACCTGCAGCGCCGGCGCATCAGCCTGTCGATCAAGCAGGCGGCCGAGGGCGGCGTGGTGGCCGCCGAGTACCAGGAGCACTTCGGCGAGCACGCCTACGACGCCGAGGGCAACTACATCGGCGGGGCCGTGGCCGACGATGCAGAGCGGGCCGAGGCCTGGGCCGAGTACTACGCCCAGTACGGCGAGCAGCCGGGCGAGGGCGGCCTCCCCGAGGGCCAGCCCCCGAGCGGTCCCCCGGCCGAGGCGCGAGCCGCTGCCGAGGCGGAGGTCGTTCCCGAGGCGGAGGTCGTGGCCGAAGCCGTTGCCGAGGTCGTCGCCGAGGCGGAAGCCGTTGCCGAGGCGGAGGTTGCCGAGGCGGAGGTCGTGGCGGCCGAGGTCGAGGTGGCCGAGGCCGGCCCCGAGGCCGGCTGACGCCGGTCCCACCCGCGCTTTCGCCCTCGGAACGCTTCAGGTCGGAAGCCCTCCGGCCGACAGGAGGTTCGTGCGTCACGGGTGCCATGCTGATCCCGTGATGCGACCGGATCCGCCGCGACACGCTCGTCGGCGGTGCCGGGCCACCGGAGCGTCACGAGGAGCGAGGTAGCGAGTGGGATCGCGACGGACCCTCATTCTGATCGCAGCCGTCCTGATCGGGGCGATCGCGGCCTACGCCCTCTACAGCTACGTGAACGGCGTCGAGGATCGTGCCTACGACAACGCACGGCGCGTGCAGGTGTTCGTCGTCGACGAGCCCATCGTGAAGGGCACCTCGGGTGACCAGGCGGTCGCCGACAAGCTGATCGGCGTGGGGGAGATCCCCCAGGAGTTCCGCCCGGCCAACGCCATCACCGACACCGCGGTGCTCAGCGGCAAGGTGGCGCTGTACGACCTCTCTCCGGGCCAGGTGGTCGTGGACGGCATGTTCGTCGACCAGCAGTCGGCCTTCGTGACCTTCGCCGAGCGCATCCCGGTCGACCAGGTCGCCATCACCGTGTCGATCGACCAGGTGCGCGGTGTCGCTGGGCTGCTGGTGCCGGGCGACAAGGTGAACCTGCTCGTGGTCAGCCCGCCGGCCGAGGGCGCCGCCGGTGGGATCGGTTCGGCGCAGTTCCTGTAC
Coding sequences within it:
- a CDS encoding methyltransferase domain-containing protein is translated as MTGGGGGAAAPGARRRWFEPLADHLGRAYLRYSFTYGTAQEVDALVELLQLRPGDRVLDVGCGPGRHARALAERGIRVVGADISHRFLALACAGAPAGCAFVRADAVSLPVRPAFDAVISLCQGGFGLLGGPGDPVGADPAAGTADGVALDAMAAALRPGGRLAVSAFSAYFQVRYLEDSEFDAATGVNREQTTIRDEDGREAPCELWTTCFTPRELRLLARRAGLAVDAVWAVAPGDFAPRPPDLDHPEFLLVATRPGGNLGG
- the cpaB gene encoding Flp pilus assembly protein CpaB, encoding MGSRRTLILIAAVLIGAIAAYALYSYVNGVEDRAYDNARRVQVFVVDEPIVKGTSGDQAVADKLIGVGEIPQEFRPANAITDTAVLSGKVALYDLSPGQVVVDGMFVDQQSAFVTFAERIPVDQVAITVSIDQVRGVAGLLVPGDKVNLLVVSPPAEGAAGGIGSAQFLYQNVDILAIGQTTTGDLGTGTEESSAGSDLITFSVPPDAAQRIAVTGSLLYLTLAPKNYVPLDLPPVNGDNLFQPGVLTPYPNAG
- the rpsA gene encoding 30S ribosomal protein S1; translated protein: MSFADAVEQTLVDVEDGQIVEGTVVKVDKDEVLLDIGYKSEGVIPSRELSIRNDVDPGEIVSLGDHVEALVLQKEDKEGRLILSKKRAQYERAWGTIERIKDEEGVVEGPVIEVVKGGLILDIGLRGFLPASLVELRRVRDLQPYVGRTLQAKIIELDKNRNNVVLSRRAWLEETQKEQREDFLANLKPGETRTGVVSSVVNFGAFVDLGGMDGLVHVSELSWKHVNHPSDVVQVGDEVTVQVLEVDHDRERISLSLKATQQDPWQEFATNHRVGELVYGRVTKLVPFGAFVQVGDGIEGLVHISEMSAHHVDLPEQVVTPGEELWVKIIDLDLQRRRISLSIKQAAEGGVVAAEYQEHFGEHAYDAEGNYIGGAVADDAERAEAWAEYYAQYGEQPGEGGLPEGQPPSGPPAEARAAAEAEVVPEAEVVAEAVAEVVAEAEAVAEAEVAEAEVVAAEVEVAEAGPEAG